In Kangiella koreensis DSM 16069, the DNA window TATATTGAAGCCTTGGAACATGCGCTAAAAACCGGGCACGCCATTCTGGAAAAAGGCGGTTCGAGTACTGAGGCGGTCAAGGCAACGATTGTGACCATGGAAGACTCTCCGCTGTTTAATGCTGGCAAAGGCGCAGTATTTACCCATGAGGGTAACAATGAACTGGACGCTTCCATCATGGTCAGCAACGATTTATCAGCCGGAGCCATTGCAGGCGTCAGTCATATTAAGAACCCCATTCTGCTGGCGGATAAAGTCCGTACCGATTCAAAGCATGTATTAATGGCTCGCGAAGGCGCTGAAGAATTCGCCAAGGAACAAGGTTTTGAATTAGTTGATCCACAGTACTTCTTTACCCAAAATCGCTGGGACCAGCTGCAAAAAATCATCAAAGAAGATCCAGATAAGATGCAACTGTCAGAAGACGAAGCCAAGAATTCTAAATTCGGTACTGTCGGTGCAGTAGCGCTGGATAAAGATGGCATCATCACCGCAGGCACATCTACCGGTGGCATGACCAACAAGCGCTACGCCCGCATTGGAGATTCTCCGATCATTGGGGCTGGTACATACGCCAATGTACATTGCGGTATTTCAGCAACCGGTCATGGCGAGTACTTTATTAGAGCTGCAGTTGCTTACGACATTTGTGCATTAGTGGAGTACAAAAAAGAAACCATTCAAGGCGCTGCTGACATTGTTATCCTCGACAAACTCAAGAAGATGGGCGGCGACGGTGGCGTGATTGGTCTGGATAAAGACGGTAATATTATGATGAGCTTTAACACGCCCGGTATGTACCGTGGTGCAATCGACGTAGATGGCAACATCACGATTGAAATTTATCAGAAAAAATAAAGCCCATAGCAGGCGCGAATAGGAGTTTTTATGAACACAAAAACACTGGGAATTATCAGCATCTTAATGCTTGCCAGCCTCTTGAGCGCCTGCAATGACGATCCATCAAAAGAGTCAAACAAAGAAAAAACAAAAGCCCAAAATGATGATGAGATTGGGGTTCTGGAACCTTATTTAGAAGAACCCGTTTTAGAGTCACACCACAATGGCGAGCGAAAGTTTGGTCTCTACTACGAAAGCGTTGGGCAAGGGAAGTTTCAGGACTGCAAAACAGGTAAGCAATACATTGTCGATATCAGTGCGGATAACAGCCTACTCCATGCAACCTACCTTGCACTAACCCAACATAGTGAGCAAAGATTACTGATCGAATTAGTCGCTGAAATCGAGACTGATAATAATGATGTCAGCATACTTCAAACACAGAAACTGTTAAGAGTTGTTCATCTAAGCAGCTGCCCTTGATATAACTTTAACCCCATCCGCACCCTTTCTCCCCTAAACCCAAACTAATTATATTCTGACATTTTACAGACCCTTTCCAGATTCTTTCCGGGCTCCATACTTACTCGATCGTTACCGCATCAAGAATGACTTAAATTTCATACACTTTAATGCAGATATGAAGCGGTCATTAATACATTTCTAATGTACTATTAAATCACCCAAGTTAAATCCTAAATCAAAATCAACAATAAGTAACTTGAGTATAACCATAACAATTTCACCATAGCTAAAAGGAACTTCACATGTCATTTAATTATTCTAAATTCTTTAAAGGCACCAACCCAGAGCCTGCTGGCGAGTCCCAAGGATATCCAGTCCCAGGTCGTCAATCTGCAACAGCCGACGAGATAGCTGGCAATGCTTTTTTTGCTTCGCAATGTGACTGGCAAAATGTTGTTAATGAAGAATATGACTACATCGTTATCGGAACCGGCCCAACCGGTGTTGCCTTTATCGAGCAAATCTACTCACTGAATCCAAAAGCCAAAATACTGGTGCTTGAAAGAGGTGGTTTCTGGCTACCCGTGCATTACCAAATGCTGCCCGATGCTTTTGCTCAAACTACTGGCTCACCGCCAACCACCTACCCCTGGTCAAGAACTCGCAAAATGGTCACCACCACACCAGATTTTTTCCAGGCTGGATATATTCCCGTTGTAGGAGGCCGCTCGACTTATTGGAGTGCCTGGAGTCCCTCTCCTACTCCAAACCTGATGCGAGATTGGCCACAGGAAATGATCGACGTTACCTTACAGCCCAATTTTTGGGAAAGGGCCAAAAAGTTTTTGCATGTTACGTCGATGGATAAAATCAATGATGGTGTCTACGGCAATCTGCAATCGCAGCTGGATACCAATATCGCCAATAACTTTAAGCAGTTTGTGCCATCGGCAGAGAATGCTTTTCCGGCACCAATAGCCGTTGCCAACCCAGAATGGAAAACTGTTAAATTTTATAAGTACTCAACGGTAGGCACCTTATTAAACATCCATCAAAAACAAAAAGACTTATCACAGACAGGTGATGGAACAGCTCTCACGATTGCCGACCAATGTGTTGTTGAGCAGTTAGTGCATGATGACGAAGGACAGGTCATAGCCATTAGCACCAGCAGAGGAAGCGTGAATGTTGCCAATGCAAAAATTATTTTAGCCATGGGCGCCATTCCGCCAGCAACACTTCTTATGAACTCTTTCAAAGATAGCCTTCCCAATGCCGGGCAAAGATATACTGGACACTTTATGTCACATGTGACCGCACGTGTTAAACGCTCAGCTTTCGATGACTTATCCGACTTAGAAATAGGTGCAATTTACCTTGAAGGAAAAGCCAGCAATGACCTTCAATACCATGTCCAAGCGAGTGTCTTTGCGGAACAGAATCCTGCCAAGGATAGCACTACGCTGGCTCGCGAATGTCCCGATGCGGCAGCAGCCCCAACCAGCAAGCAGATGCTGGGCTCTGAGGATTATGTTGTTTTTGTCTGTGCCACTTTAGGTGAAGTCAGCGAGAAAAATGACAACAACTGGATAAAGCTCAATCAGAATCAGGACCCAACCACTAACATTAATCTGCAGTTATTACTGGGCGATGAGGATAGACAATTATGGGACGAACTGGACGATGCTACCTATCAGACAATTGCTGCACTATCATCAAAACAATCAACACCCGAGATCGAATACTGGGTTGATAAGCCGGATGGTAGCGGCTATTGGACATCCGATAAGCCACCACAGGAGCAAATTCGACTGAACATCATTGTTCATGAAGCATCTCAGTTGTGGGTGGGAACCGATCCAAATGACTCTGTGGTCGGCCTCGATTACCGCCCTCATGGTGTCAACAATGTCTATGTTACTGGAGCAGGACTTTTCCCCACCTCAGGCTCATGGAATCCCACGCTGACCATGTGTGGATTTGCTCAGGACTTAGCTACAAAACTGGAACAATAACCCGCCCCAATTTTTATTGAACATAAAAAAAGCCCGGCAACTTTGCTGGGCTTTCTGTACCATAATTACGCAGGAAAATGGTTCAAGTTCGAGGCGCCTGCCTGTTTTTTTCGCGGAGGCGACCTATAGGGTCGTTGAACATTAAAAAAGCCTGACGAAAATGCCAGGCTTTCTTTCAAGCAATTACGCAGGAAAATTGTCCAAATTCGAGGCGGTTAATCATTTTTCAGCGGAGGTGACCAACTAGGTCATCGAGCATTAAAAATGATTAACCAACAAAGAAGTTGGGCAATTTAACCAGTAATTATAGTTTGTCAGCTGACTCGGACAAGTACTTCGCCACACCTTCAGGCGTCGCATCCATACCTTTATCACCTTTGTTCCAACCTGCTGGGCAAACTTCGCCGTGCTCTTCGTGGA includes these proteins:
- a CDS encoding GMC oxidoreductase; amino-acid sequence: MSFNYSKFFKGTNPEPAGESQGYPVPGRQSATADEIAGNAFFASQCDWQNVVNEEYDYIVIGTGPTGVAFIEQIYSLNPKAKILVLERGGFWLPVHYQMLPDAFAQTTGSPPTTYPWSRTRKMVTTTPDFFQAGYIPVVGGRSTYWSAWSPSPTPNLMRDWPQEMIDVTLQPNFWERAKKFLHVTSMDKINDGVYGNLQSQLDTNIANNFKQFVPSAENAFPAPIAVANPEWKTVKFYKYSTVGTLLNIHQKQKDLSQTGDGTALTIADQCVVEQLVHDDEGQVIAISTSRGSVNVANAKIILAMGAIPPATLLMNSFKDSLPNAGQRYTGHFMSHVTARVKRSAFDDLSDLEIGAIYLEGKASNDLQYHVQASVFAEQNPAKDSTTLARECPDAAAAPTSKQMLGSEDYVVFVCATLGEVSEKNDNNWIKLNQNQDPTTNINLQLLLGDEDRQLWDELDDATYQTIAALSSKQSTPEIEYWVDKPDGSGYWTSDKPPQEQIRLNIIVHEASQLWVGTDPNDSVVGLDYRPHGVNNVYVTGAGLFPTSGSWNPTLTMCGFAQDLATKLEQ
- a CDS encoding isoaspartyl peptidase/L-asparaginase family protein, translated to MIKQALTAVTLLTGLAVGAHAMDKPSSPKAKTAIVIHGGAGTILKSKMTPEIEQAYIEALEHALKTGHAILEKGGSSTEAVKATIVTMEDSPLFNAGKGAVFTHEGNNELDASIMVSNDLSAGAIAGVSHIKNPILLADKVRTDSKHVLMAREGAEEFAKEQGFELVDPQYFFTQNRWDQLQKIIKEDPDKMQLSEDEAKNSKFGTVGAVALDKDGIITAGTSTGGMTNKRYARIGDSPIIGAGTYANVHCGISATGHGEYFIRAAVAYDICALVEYKKETIQGAADIVILDKLKKMGGDGGVIGLDKDGNIMMSFNTPGMYRGAIDVDGNITIEIYQKK